From one Asterias amurensis chromosome 10, ASM3211899v1 genomic stretch:
- the LOC139943193 gene encoding uncharacterized protein encodes MSEYKDPAYPPEQPTAPYAQDVNPQGYSQPPGYAPQAYAQQHQGYSPQQGYGHQGYTPQQGYTQQQPQGYPQQQPQGYPQQQPQGYATQTYAPQAVYTPQGQVTIKTGAPQHTAMVRTTQVEPNDYLCFSIFVMLFCCLPFGIIALIKSMDVRSLVAVRDFNAAARASKSAKNWNVAGLVTGLIIEIVTVIIIIIWFVVFASAVSDITDNFTLDSYNFYG; translated from the exons ACCCAGCGTACCCACCAGAACAACCCACTGCCCCCTACGCCCAAGATGTCAACCCACAGGGCTACTCACAACCTCCAGGATACGCCCCTCAAGCCTACGCCCAACAGCATCAAGGCTACTCTCCACAGCAGGGATATGGGCATCAGGGTTATACGCCCCAGCAGGGCTACACTCAACAGCAACCTCAAGGATACCCTCAGCAGCAACCTCAGGGCTACCCTCAGCAGCAACCTCAGGGGTACGCTACTCAGACCTACGCCCCCCAAGCTGTGTATACACCACAAGGACAAGTTACTATTAAG ACTGGTGCTCCACAGCACACAGCAATGGTCCGAACAACCCAAGTAGAGCCCAATGATTACCTGTGCTTCTCAATATTCGTCATGTTATTCTGTTGTCTGCCATTTGGGATTATTGCTCTCATCAAATCCATGGAC GTCCGGAGTTTGGTCGCAGTCCGAGACTTCAACGCAGCCGCTAGAGCCTCAAAATCAGCCAAGAATTGGAACGTTGCTGGTCTGGTAACTGGACTCATCATTGAAATTGTCACagttattatcatcatcatctggTTTGTTGTCTTTGCGAGCGCTGTCTCTGATATAACAGACAACTTTACACTTGATTCATATAACTTTTATGGTTAA